A single genomic interval of Salvelinus sp. IW2-2015 unplaced genomic scaffold, ASM291031v2 Un_scaffold5561, whole genome shotgun sequence harbors:
- the LOC112078343 gene encoding LOW QUALITY PROTEIN: myeloid-associated differentiation marker-like protein 2 (The sequence of the model RefSeq protein was modified relative to this genomic sequence to represent the inferred CDS: inserted 5 bases in 5 codons; deleted 1 base in 1 codon) — protein TLTPDYEPSGGQYLNKAAVFSSLGXARLSQLALGCSVVAMVSHSAGYSGGXYGVFCMAVWCACFGMTTVVSFLDATRLHACLPVSWDNLTXAFAALATLMYVTASVVYPVYFVRAECPYAGCEVRNFRIAVTVCSIAGSLAYGAEVILSRXKPGRVVGYMATVSGLLKVVQGFVACIIFGALANGTEYSRHVATIYCVVVYAVCFAMTTVVVILTVSGPHRGLKLPFDRFVVVYTLLAVLLYLSASVVWPVFCFDRKYGSPRRPSSCPRGRCPWDSKXVVAVFSVVNLALYVADLVYSQRIRFVTQQPRVLEQNGTKRNRMIRNRIEWEKTLLYTQK, from the exons ACCCTGACTCCTGACTATGAACCCTCAGGGGGTCAGTACCTCAACAAGGCGGCGGTCTTCTCCTCGCTTG CCGCCCGCCTCTCCCAGCTGGCCCTGGGCTGCTCGGTGGTCGCCATGGTGAGCCACAGTGCGGGCTACAGCGGCG CGTACGGCGTGTTCTGCATGGCGGTGTGGTGCGCGTGCTTCGGCATGACGACGGTGGTGTCTTTCCTGGACGCCACCCGTCTCCACGCCTGTCTGCCCGTCTCCTGGGATAACCTGA TGGCATTCGCCGCCCTGGCGACCCTCAT gtATGTGACAGCCTCGGTGGTTTACCCAGTCTACTTTGTCAGAGCAGAATGCCCCTACGCAGGCTGTGAGGTCCGGAACTTCCGCATCGCCGTCACTGTTTGCTCCATCGCCGGCTCCCTGGCCTACGGCGCCGAGGTGATCCTCTCGC CCAAACCAGGCCGGGTCGTGGGCTACATGGCAACCGTCTCCGGCCTCCTCAAGGTCGTCCAGGGCTTCGTGGCGTGCATTATCTTCGGAGCGCTGGCGAACGGGACCGAGTATTCTCGTCACGTAGCGACGATTTACTGCGTGGTCGTCTACGCCGTCTGCTTCGCCATGACGACCGTCGTG GTTATATTGACCGTGTCCGGTCCGCACCGGGGTTTGAAGTTACCGTTCGACcggtttgttgttgtttacacactCTTGGCGGTTCTTCTCTACCTCAGCGCCTCTGTCGTCTGGCCCGTGTTCTGCTTCGACAGGAAGTACGGATCGCCAAGACGCCCGTCGTCATGCCCGCGGGGCCGGTGTCCGTGGGATAGTA GGGTCGTGGCGGTGTTTAGCGTCGTCAACCTGGCGCTGTACGTCGCCGACCTGGTCTACTCACAACGGATACGTTTCGTAACCCAGCAACCACGGGTTTTAGAACAGAATGGAACGAAGCGGAACCGAATGATACGGAACAGAATAGAATGGGAGAAAACTTTATTGTACACCCAGAAGTGA